In the Syntrophorhabdaceae bacterium genome, one interval contains:
- a CDS encoding universal stress protein: protein MGQKDILIAFDGSEHALRAVTYAATRFALKDVKITLLYVLPNIPPEFWDDGHILSTAEKEERQRVVDRWFANQKAVLLPLFGKARGIFNENGIGNEQVEAKMVSDVTDVAEAVLEVATAGGYGTVVIGRRPATHKARGFAGSVVTALLNRAHGLAVCVVE from the coding sequence ATGGGCCAGAAAGATATCCTCATCGCCTTTGACGGCTCGGAACACGCTCTCAGAGCGGTGACATACGCGGCAACCCGGTTCGCGCTCAAAGACGTCAAAATAACGCTCCTTTACGTGCTCCCCAATATACCCCCGGAATTCTGGGATGACGGGCATATATTGAGCACGGCAGAGAAAGAAGAGAGACAAAGGGTAGTCGACCGCTGGTTCGCAAATCAGAAAGCGGTGCTTTTGCCCCTTTTCGGGAAGGCCCGCGGGATATTCAATGAAAACGGTATCGGCAACGAGCAGGTCGAAGCCAAAATGGTGAGCGATGTGACGGACGTAGCCGAGGCTGTTCTTGAAGTGGCGACGGCAGGGGGATACGGGACTGTCGTAATCGGGCGGCGACCCGCGACACACAAGGCGCGGGGCTTTGCGGGCAGCGTAGTGACGGCCCTGCTCAACAGGGCGCACGGGCTCGCCGTCTGCGTGGTGGAATAA
- a CDS encoding DUF2950 domain-containing protein, with protein sequence MIRTVRHGNRGLALLVSFAFLFSFILAFSLLHTSAAYGKETKQRHFSSPEEAVKAMVEALKAHDRKTLVAIYGRGNADLINSGDEVDDRLQRERFLKGYDEKNRIEKVGDRKALLYVGSEDWPFAIPVVKRGNSWVFDTRAGRREMIDRRIGRNELNVIQVCLAYVDAQREFALRDLDRDGLFEYAQKFLSDPGKKDGLYWDAKEGEEPSPLGPLMAAARAEGYSSPKPGEKSVPYHGYYYKILFAQGKNASGGTFSYILDGNMLGGFAMVAYPARYGSSGIMTFMVNQNGVVYQKNLGKNTGKIATKIEKFDPDKTWQKIE encoded by the coding sequence ATGATTCGTACGGTTCGACATGGAAATCGGGGACTCGCGCTCCTTGTCAGTTTCGCTTTTCTCTTCTCTTTTATCCTGGCCTTTTCCCTTCTTCATACTTCGGCCGCTTATGGGAAGGAAACAAAACAGAGACATTTCTCCTCTCCCGAGGAGGCGGTCAAGGCGATGGTGGAAGCCCTGAAGGCCCATGACCGGAAAACCCTTGTCGCCATATACGGCCGGGGAAATGCCGATCTCATCAATTCAGGCGACGAGGTGGACGACCGGCTCCAGCGCGAGCGGTTCCTGAAGGGATACGATGAAAAAAACCGTATAGAAAAAGTGGGCGACCGAAAGGCCCTGCTTTACGTAGGGAGTGAAGATTGGCCTTTCGCCATCCCCGTGGTGAAGAGAGGTAATTCATGGGTCTTCGACACCAGGGCCGGCCGCCGGGAGATGATCGACAGGAGGATAGGCCGCAACGAGCTTAACGTGATCCAGGTGTGCCTCGCCTACGTGGATGCCCAGAGGGAATTTGCCCTCAGGGACCTCGACCGGGACGGGCTTTTTGAATACGCCCAAAAGTTCCTGAGCGATCCGGGAAAAAAGGACGGACTCTACTGGGATGCAAAGGAAGGCGAAGAACCGAGCCCCCTCGGCCCCCTTATGGCAGCCGCGAGGGCCGAAGGCTACTCATCCCCGAAGCCGGGAGAGAAGAGCGTGCCCTACCACGGCTACTATTACAAAATACTGTTCGCCCAGGGGAAGAACGCATCGGGAGGGACCTTCAGTTACATACTCGATGGTAATATGCTCGGTGGATTTGCCATGGTGGCATATCCGGCAAGGTATGGCTCCTCGGGGATCATGACCTTTATGGTCAACCAGAATGGAGTGGTCTATCAGAAAAATCTCGGGAAAAATACGGGAAAGATCGCCACGAAGATCGAGAAATTCGACCCCGATAAGACGTGGCAGAAGATCGAATAA
- a CDS encoding DUF3300 domain-containing protein encodes MTLKICVRTLVWLLVLLIAVPQGVFSQPSEIPPPPQGETSPPPLFRQEELDQMLAPIALYPDSLLVQVFMAATYPIEIVEANRWLGANRQLQGDAFATALDQQPWDPSVKSLANFPSVLAMMDQRLDWTQRLGDAFLSQKDQVMDTVQKLRAAAQAQGTLTNTAQQRVITEGPAIVIEPVEPQVVYVPVYDPMVVYGPWWYPDYPPYPYYPVGAVIVGGIISFGIGVALGAAWGWAWGGFGWRHHHVGLNVYQNVGFNHRINRNVYVNRYGGGGRGAWHHDAVHRRGVAYRDMGTAQRYGQGPRGVPGHTADFRGRPSAPGRPGAPGVSGRNAQIQSERGRQSREAVTSPRTGMSPGRPSGTGRMGQPGQPGMSRPPAGAARPGGPGMSRPPGMGGGGGGAVGRPPGGGGGGMGRAPGGGGGGGRPAGSGGSPAGGGGGHSGGGHVGGGGGGGHR; translated from the coding sequence ATGACCCTAAAAATATGTGTCAGAACACTCGTGTGGCTCCTTGTGCTACTCATCGCGGTTCCCCAGGGGGTATTCTCTCAGCCTTCCGAGATTCCTCCTCCCCCACAGGGAGAAACATCTCCCCCGCCGCTTTTCAGGCAGGAAGAGCTCGATCAGATGCTCGCACCGATCGCACTCTATCCCGATTCGCTCCTCGTCCAGGTGTTTATGGCCGCTACCTATCCCATCGAGATTGTGGAGGCGAACCGCTGGCTCGGCGCCAACAGGCAGCTTCAGGGAGACGCCTTTGCAACCGCCCTGGACCAGCAGCCGTGGGACCCCAGCGTAAAGTCGCTGGCGAATTTCCCCTCCGTCCTGGCCATGATGGACCAGAGGCTGGACTGGACCCAAAGACTTGGTGATGCATTCCTGAGCCAGAAGGACCAGGTCATGGATACGGTGCAAAAACTAAGGGCCGCGGCGCAGGCACAGGGTACGCTCACCAACACGGCCCAACAGAGGGTGATCACCGAGGGGCCGGCCATCGTGATTGAACCCGTAGAGCCCCAGGTGGTGTACGTGCCTGTCTATGACCCCATGGTCGTCTACGGTCCGTGGTGGTATCCGGACTATCCCCCTTACCCGTACTACCCTGTCGGGGCCGTGATAGTGGGCGGTATCATCTCTTTCGGCATAGGGGTCGCCCTGGGGGCTGCCTGGGGATGGGCCTGGGGAGGCTTCGGATGGCGGCACCATCACGTTGGCCTGAACGTATATCAGAACGTGGGATTTAATCATCGCATAAACCGCAATGTCTACGTCAATCGCTATGGAGGCGGAGGACGTGGCGCGTGGCACCACGACGCGGTTCACAGGCGCGGAGTCGCATACAGAGACATGGGGACCGCTCAAAGATACGGTCAGGGACCGAGAGGCGTGCCGGGACATACCGCAGACTTCAGAGGACGTCCGTCCGCGCCGGGCAGACCCGGCGCTCCGGGTGTGAGCGGCCGTAACGCGCAGATCCAGAGTGAGCGGGGCCGTCAGAGCCGGGAAGCAGTGACTTCGCCGAGAACGGGCATGAGCCCCGGTCGTCCCTCGGGAACGGGACGGATGGGCCAACCCGGTCAGCCCGGCATGAGCCGTCCGCCGGCCGGTGCGGCAAGACCCGGAGGCCCGGGCATGAGCCGTCCGCCCGGCATGGGCGGAGGTGGCGGAGGTGCCGTCGGTCGTCCTCCAGGCGGAGGAGGAGGCGGCATGGGTCGTGCCCCCGGAGGCGGCGGAGGCGGCGGAAGACCCGCGGGTAGCGGAGGATCACCTGCCGGAGGCGGTGGAGGTCACAGCGGCGGAGGTCACGTCGGCGGCGGAGGCGGCGGGGGACACCGCTAA
- a CDS encoding type 1 glutamine amidotransferase, with translation MKRKILITKHIEKEGGGLIEDFFREDGWDVAVVELGKGEELPDSIDEYGAVFVMGGPMNVYETSPYPFLEKEERVIRKCLIAEIPLLGICLGAQLLAKTCGARVRKANHKEIGWYRLSLTEEGTEDELFKGLSRTLNVFQWHEDTFEIPHGGTLLVHGRICRNQAFRVGRNAYGLQFHLEVTAAMIEEWLKDEPDKVMGQQILSDGAMGYGEFEAQARKFLSNFKDLIESSLRKRNIMDIFTEDELGKKQESFAG, from the coding sequence ATGAAGAGGAAGATACTTATCACCAAGCACATAGAAAAAGAAGGGGGAGGTCTTATTGAGGACTTCTTCAGAGAGGACGGCTGGGATGTGGCCGTTGTCGAGTTGGGGAAGGGGGAGGAGCTGCCGGACTCGATCGACGAATATGGGGCGGTTTTTGTCATGGGCGGTCCCATGAATGTCTACGAAACATCGCCTTATCCCTTTCTTGAGAAAGAAGAACGTGTGATCCGGAAGTGCCTTATCGCGGAAATCCCTCTTCTGGGCATCTGTCTGGGAGCTCAGCTGCTCGCGAAGACATGCGGGGCGAGAGTGAGGAAGGCGAATCATAAGGAGATCGGCTGGTACAGGCTTTCCCTTACCGAAGAGGGCACGGAGGACGAGCTGTTCAAGGGGCTGTCCCGCACACTGAATGTGTTTCAATGGCACGAGGACACCTTCGAGATACCCCACGGAGGAACTCTGCTGGTCCACGGAAGAATCTGCAGAAATCAGGCATTCAGGGTCGGCCGGAACGCCTACGGCCTCCAGTTCCACCTTGAAGTCACCGCTGCGATGATCGAGGAATGGCTGAAGGACGAGCCCGATAAGGTCATGGGGCAACAAATTCTGAGCGACGGGGCCATGGGGTATGGGGAATTCGAGGCCCAGGCCCGTAAATTTCTCTCCAATTTTAAGGACCTTATCGAGTCCTCGCTGAGGAAGAGAAATATCATGGACATATTTACGGAGGATGAGTTGGGGAAGAAACAAGAGTCCTTCGCCGGTTAA
- a CDS encoding hydrogenase iron-sulfur subunit, with protein MDQKSAGLNISIFFCQQLDPEQDTHRRSLEKELGGGIKFFPLPCSGRIDPLHLMRALEAGADMVYLVTCPEGACRYREGNTRAAKRLAYTQGLIEEIGLERQRLELVVTTADSPTTVDALAKAFLAREACVGPSPVRGK; from the coding sequence ATGGATCAAAAGAGCGCCGGACTTAACATTTCCATCTTTTTCTGCCAGCAGTTGGACCCGGAGCAGGACACGCACAGGCGAAGTCTTGAAAAGGAGCTGGGAGGGGGGATAAAATTTTTTCCCCTGCCCTGCAGCGGCCGGATCGACCCGCTTCACCTTATGAGGGCCCTGGAGGCGGGGGCGGACATGGTCTACCTTGTCACATGCCCGGAAGGGGCCTGTCGTTATCGTGAAGGTAATACCCGCGCTGCCAAGCGCCTCGCCTATACCCAGGGTCTTATCGAGGAGATCGGGCTTGAGCGGCAGCGCCTCGAGCTGGTCGTAACTACGGCGGACTCACCGACCACGGTAGACGCCCTCGCCAAAGCATTTCTCGCCCGGGAAGCGTGCGTCGGGCCTTCTCCTGTGAGGGGAAAATAG
- a CDS encoding methylenetetrahydrofolate reductase C-terminal domain-containing protein — translation MITAERKPLTEIKEMIAPYKKILVVGCGSCVAECAAGGEKETGLLASALRMDAKASGREIEVKEMTLDRQCVYEFIDQLTEVIDQFDAVLSLGCGAGVQAVARVFPKVHIVPALNTTFIGETREAGEWVENCRACGDCKLGFFAAVCPVTRCAKGLFNGPCGGSKTDRCEVDPDTECAWQLIITRLDEMGRLDLLRKVHPPADWSKQQGKGPRKIHREDQNT, via the coding sequence ATGATAACAGCCGAAAGAAAGCCTTTAACAGAGATCAAGGAGATGATCGCGCCTTACAAGAAGATCCTGGTGGTCGGGTGCGGAAGCTGCGTGGCCGAATGCGCAGCGGGAGGAGAGAAAGAGACGGGGCTGCTTGCTTCGGCGCTTCGCATGGACGCCAAGGCATCAGGCCGCGAGATCGAAGTGAAAGAGATGACCCTCGACCGTCAGTGTGTCTATGAATTTATAGATCAGCTGACCGAGGTGATCGATCAGTTCGATGCCGTCCTCTCCTTAGGGTGCGGCGCGGGCGTGCAGGCGGTTGCCCGGGTTTTCCCCAAGGTGCATATCGTCCCCGCCCTCAATACCACTTTTATCGGAGAAACCAGGGAAGCCGGTGAATGGGTGGAAAATTGCCGGGCCTGCGGCGACTGTAAGCTCGGCTTCTTTGCCGCCGTATGTCCCGTCACGCGTTGCGCAAAAGGACTTTTCAACGGTCCCTGCGGCGGGTCGAAAACCGATCGCTGCGAGGTCGATCCTGATACCGAATGCGCGTGGCAGCTCATCATCACGAGACTCGATGAAATGGGCCGCCTTGACCTCCTCCGAAAGGTTCATCCCCCTGCGGATTGGTCGAAACAGCAGGGAAAGGGACCGAGGAAAATCCATAGGGAGGACCAGAACACGTGA
- a CDS encoding methylenetetrahydrofolate reductase, whose protein sequence is MKTESQLKKVLMGGHFAVTAECGPPKGADPEAIINKGKVLKGHVDSVNVTDNQTGVVRLCSLAACAILRAEGLDPVLQMVTRDRNRIALQSDVLGASSLGIRNILCLSGDHQSFGNQPHAKGVFDIDSIQLVQTVRRMRDLGEIIGGDKLSDGPDLFVGAVANPFADPFKYRVTRLAKKVDAGAEFVQTQCVYNLARFKEWMGLVKDYGLEKEVFILAGITPLKSARMAEYMAKQVAGMDVPEAIIDRMKGVAAKEQRAEGVKIAVETIEALKQMEGVSGVHIMAIEWEDVVPGLVEKSGLHPRPLI, encoded by the coding sequence GTGAAAACTGAAAGCCAGCTCAAAAAGGTTCTTATGGGAGGACATTTCGCCGTTACCGCCGAGTGCGGTCCCCCCAAAGGAGCCGATCCCGAGGCAATAATAAATAAAGGAAAGGTCCTCAAGGGCCATGTGGACAGCGTCAATGTCACCGATAACCAGACGGGAGTGGTGCGTCTTTGCAGTCTGGCCGCCTGCGCGATACTGAGGGCGGAAGGGCTCGATCCCGTGCTCCAGATGGTCACCCGTGACCGTAATCGCATTGCCCTTCAGTCGGACGTGCTCGGGGCATCGTCCCTGGGAATCCGCAATATCCTTTGCCTTTCCGGCGACCATCAGTCTTTCGGCAACCAGCCCCATGCAAAGGGAGTCTTTGATATCGATTCGATTCAATTAGTCCAGACGGTCCGCAGGATGAGGGACTTAGGCGAGATCATCGGCGGCGATAAACTCTCCGACGGGCCGGACCTGTTTGTGGGCGCCGTGGCGAACCCCTTTGCGGACCCGTTTAAATACAGGGTAACGAGATTGGCAAAAAAGGTGGACGCGGGAGCGGAGTTCGTTCAGACCCAGTGCGTCTACAACCTCGCGCGGTTCAAGGAGTGGATGGGCCTCGTGAAGGATTACGGTCTCGAGAAAGAGGTCTTTATCCTGGCAGGCATTACTCCGTTGAAATCAGCCCGCATGGCCGAGTACATGGCAAAGCAGGTGGCGGGCATGGACGTGCCCGAGGCGATCATCGACCGCATGAAAGGGGTGGCCGCAAAAGAGCAGCGCGCGGAAGGCGTGAAAATTGCGGTGGAGACCATCGAGGCCCTGAAGCAGATGGAAGGGGTGAGCGGGGTCCATATTATGGCAATCGAGTGGGAGGACGTGGTTCCCGGGCTTGTCGAGAAGTCCGGCCTTCATCCCAGACCCCTGATCTAA
- a CDS encoding glutamate synthase-related protein, with protein MPLKYHIQTGQAPNRFQSITRSGVIAWEEGCLKCARCVKKECVYKVYEKRGIDSRQMLESLDSMCKDCFRCVQNCPNRLIQKGLNPSFKVLGDAYWTPEIIAALWSQAEAGKIPVSGGGYGGAFSGPGYDSMWTDMSEIVRPTRDGIHGREYISTTVDLGRKVMALQFDEAGALLTETPPLVEIPLPLIFDILPWSPPRARITMAFLEGAKSLGTFAVVRQTDFKDDMAGYLSHIMLLLDGNLDDLDPAMVKKLRLIEVPYTGKALEIQAKLKEINPDIVVAIRLALGPDASETVYRLTVDGAEIIHLMADEFGRERGENPLFVKDRTKEIHLSLVERGVRDRITLIVGGGIAMAEHVAKQIICGADALTVDIPLLVAMECRVCRRCKEGIDCPVDLHEVNPAWGAARIRNLISGWHSQLLETLGAMGIREVRRLRGEMGRAMFFEDLEKEIFAGMGKRG; from the coding sequence ATGCCCCTTAAATATCATATCCAAACCGGCCAGGCGCCGAACAGGTTTCAATCGATCACCCGGTCGGGTGTTATCGCATGGGAAGAAGGGTGCCTCAAGTGCGCCCGTTGCGTAAAGAAAGAATGCGTCTACAAGGTATACGAGAAGCGCGGTATCGATTCACGCCAGATGCTCGAATCCCTGGACAGCATGTGCAAGGACTGCTTCCGCTGTGTGCAGAACTGTCCCAACAGGTTGATCCAGAAAGGGCTCAACCCCAGCTTCAAGGTCTTGGGCGACGCCTATTGGACGCCGGAGATCATTGCCGCTCTCTGGTCTCAGGCGGAGGCGGGGAAAATACCCGTTTCCGGCGGAGGATACGGCGGGGCCTTCTCCGGCCCCGGCTACGATTCAATGTGGACCGACATGTCCGAGATCGTCCGCCCCACGAGAGATGGAATACACGGCCGTGAATATATCAGCACCACCGTCGATCTGGGACGCAAGGTGATGGCCCTTCAATTCGACGAAGCAGGGGCGCTCCTCACCGAGACGCCGCCCCTGGTGGAGATACCGCTGCCGCTCATCTTCGATATACTCCCCTGGTCACCGCCGAGGGCGCGCATCACCATGGCCTTCCTCGAGGGGGCGAAAAGCCTCGGCACCTTTGCCGTAGTCCGTCAGACCGATTTCAAGGACGATATGGCGGGCTACCTTTCCCACATCATGCTCCTTCTTGACGGGAATTTGGATGACCTCGACCCCGCAATGGTTAAAAAACTGCGCCTGATAGAGGTCCCTTATACGGGAAAAGCCCTGGAAATCCAGGCGAAACTGAAGGAAATAAATCCGGATATCGTCGTCGCCATAAGGCTCGCGCTGGGGCCCGACGCCTCCGAGACCGTCTATCGCCTCACTGTGGACGGGGCGGAAATAATTCATCTCATGGCAGACGAATTTGGCAGGGAAAGGGGCGAAAACCCTCTTTTTGTAAAAGACCGGACCAAGGAGATTCACCTCAGCCTCGTGGAGCGGGGCGTGAGGGACCGGATCACGCTTATCGTGGGTGGAGGGATCGCCATGGCCGAGCACGTGGCAAAACAGATCATCTGCGGCGCCGATGCGCTTACCGTCGATATACCTCTGCTCGTGGCCATGGAATGCAGGGTGTGCCGGCGCTGCAAGGAAGGCATCGACTGCCCCGTCGATCTTCACGAGGTGAATCCCGCGTGGGGCGCAGCCCGGATCCGCAACCTCATCTCGGGGTGGCACAGTCAGCTCCTCGAGACATTGGGGGCCATGGGTATCCGCGAGGTAAGGCGGCTTCGTGGGGAAATGGGCAGAGCCATGTTTTTCGAAGATCTTGAAAAAGAAATTTTCGCCGGAATGGGCAAAAGGGGTTGA
- a CDS encoding glutamate synthase-related protein → MASESQKYTFPETKPVPSRFRNALGKYKVRISKACTNCGICIETCPHGVYKPGVKRPRPLRDHLCLGFSCNKYEYCCVGKCPEKAIEVTVNPSFEILGDKRWPADLLAGTWHMAETGGLPHQDLNYKTGESGGGFDKLRFVFPKGKVREPADEEVSTAIELNRSGDSRPKITIPVPFYLGGMSFGSVSIVTMLSRVRAASALNTFCCTGEGGYPEELIPYDDHIITQVATGLFGVREETIKRVRIVEFKYAQGAKPGLGGHLLGDKVTPRVAAMREAVTGSALFSPFPFHSVYSVEDHKKHVDWIKEMNHHALVSVKVSTPTDVDMVTVGSYFAGAHIVQLDGSYGGTGAAPDIAKKNIAMPIEYALPKVHKFLSEEGIRDKITIIASGGIRSAYDVAKAIAMGADGVCLGTADLVALECIRCHHCESGRGCARGIATTDPELTGLMELDWATQRIVNMYLVWRRQLVSILKRFGMKSITELTGRFDAIAHLDYLKEGEIDGVLDL, encoded by the coding sequence ATGGCAAGCGAATCACAAAAATACACATTTCCTGAAACTAAACCGGTGCCGAGCCGCTTCCGCAATGCCCTCGGCAAATATAAGGTCCGCATAAGCAAGGCGTGCACCAACTGCGGGATCTGCATAGAGACCTGCCCCCACGGGGTCTATAAACCGGGCGTAAAGAGGCCGAGACCCCTGAGGGACCATCTCTGCCTTGGCTTTTCCTGTAATAAATATGAATATTGCTGCGTGGGCAAGTGCCCCGAAAAGGCCATAGAGGTAACCGTCAACCCCTCTTTCGAGATCCTCGGCGATAAGCGGTGGCCGGCCGACCTTCTCGCCGGCACCTGGCATATGGCGGAGACCGGAGGTCTTCCCCACCAGGATTTGAATTATAAGACAGGGGAATCCGGAGGAGGGTTCGACAAGCTCCGTTTTGTCTTTCCCAAAGGCAAGGTTCGGGAGCCGGCCGATGAAGAGGTCTCTACCGCCATCGAGTTGAACCGCTCCGGCGATTCGAGGCCGAAGATCACCATTCCCGTCCCCTTCTACCTTGGGGGCATGTCCTTCGGCTCCGTAAGCATCGTGACCATGCTCTCCCGCGTCAGGGCTGCGAGCGCCCTCAACACCTTCTGCTGCACGGGCGAGGGCGGGTACCCGGAAGAGCTCATCCCTTATGACGACCATATTATTACCCAGGTTGCCACCGGCCTCTTCGGGGTGAGGGAGGAGACCATAAAGCGTGTGAGGATCGTGGAGTTTAAATACGCCCAGGGCGCCAAGCCCGGTCTCGGCGGCCACCTCCTCGGAGACAAGGTGACCCCCCGTGTCGCGGCGATGCGAGAGGCCGTGACGGGAAGCGCGCTCTTTTCGCCTTTTCCCTTCCACAGCGTCTATTCCGTTGAAGACCATAAGAAGCACGTGGACTGGATCAAGGAGATGAACCACCACGCCCTCGTGTCCGTCAAAGTATCCACCCCCACGGACGTGGACATGGTAACGGTGGGCAGCTACTTTGCGGGCGCCCATATCGTTCAGCTCGATGGAAGTTACGGCGGTACGGGTGCGGCGCCCGATATCGCCAAAAAGAATATCGCCATGCCCATAGAGTATGCCCTGCCCAAGGTACATAAGTTCCTGAGCGAGGAAGGCATCAGGGATAAGATCACGATTATCGCCAGTGGGGGCATACGCTCCGCCTACGATGTGGCTAAGGCGATCGCCATGGGCGCCGACGGCGTCTGTCTGGGTACGGCCGATCTCGTGGCCCTTGAATGCATCCGCTGCCACCATTGTGAATCGGGTCGGGGCTGCGCGCGGGGCATTGCCACCACGGACCCCGAGCTGACGGGTCTTATGGAGCTTGACTGGGCGACCCAACGTATCGTCAACATGTACCTCGTGTGGCGTAGGC